From the genome of Acropora palmata chromosome 4, jaAcrPala1.3, whole genome shotgun sequence, one region includes:
- the LOC141879321 gene encoding scaffold protein ILK-like has product MEDIFSASRDGNLRFVKTWLENTSNDLNQGDDHGFTPLLWSAREGQGAVFDLLLSRGARVTALNDGGDSGLHLAASKGNKGIIQRLLKHKCPVNGVNKHGNTPLHYACFWNSEECAEELVKRGGLVSQCNKRGETPLDKCKPYLAEILRDLAAQLGQDLKRIPHKDHHSKTGKKDELRNIKSRLSWIQPSEIDLTNKIGKTVTGEMWKGKWNDIHIVGKKLAIKIVNKRISRDFSEEYSKLRIFSHPNVLPVIGAVNDSKTLIVLSQYLPFGSLYNVLHEGTGIIVDHEQGMKFALDIAKGMEYLHSLEQLIPRLYLKSTHIMIDEDLTARICMADYRFSFMNLSKIESPNWMAPEVLQKSPEEVDQRSADMWSYAMILWELVTREVPFGHLSPMEVGMKVALEGLRPSVPPGMSSQMTKLVSICWNNDPAKRPRFDQILPILNKMAQ; this is encoded by the exons ATGGAGGACATCTTTTCAGCCTCGCGTGACGGGAATCTTAGGTTTGTTAAAACATGGTTGGAAAACACTTCGAATGATCTGAATCAAGG GGACGATCACGGCTTCACTCCGTTGTTGTGGTCAGCAAGGGAAGGTCAGGGAGCTGTCTTTGATTTACTTCTGTCGCGTGGAGCGCGTGTAACTGCCTTGAATGATGGAGGCGATAGCGGATTGCATTTGGCGGCAAGCAAAGGAAATAAGGGAATCATACAAAGG TTGTTAAAACACAAATGTCCAGTTAATGGTGTGAACAAGCATGGCAATACACCACTTCATTATGCTTGTTTCTGGAATTCCGAAGAGTGTGCGGAG GAACTGGTTAAAAGGGGTGGTTTGGTGTCTCAATGCAATAAGCGTGGAGAAACACCACTTGACAAGTGTAAACCTTACCTGGCAGAAATCTTGAGAG ACCTAGCAGCCCAACTTGGACAGGACCTTAAACGAATACCTCACAAAG accACCATTCCAAGACAGGAAAGAAAGATG AGTTGCGTAATATCAAGTCTAGACTTTCATGGATTCAGCCGTCTGAAATTGATTTAACAAACAAGATTGGTAAAACAGTTACTGGGGAg ATGTGGAAGGGAAAGTGGAATGACATACATATTGTTGGCaagaaacttgcaataaaaatcgtaaacaaaagaatatccAGGGATTTTAGTGAGGAATATTCTAAATTAAG AATATTTTCGCATCCCAATGTGTTACCTGTGATTGGTGCTGTAAACGATTCAAAAACATTGATAGTTCTTTCTCAGTATCTGCCATTTGGCTCACTTTACAATGTATTACATGAAGGAACAG GTATCATTGTTGATCATGAACAGGGTATGAAGTTTGCTCTTGATATTGCAAAGGGAATGGAATACCTCCATTCTTTGGAGCAACTTATCCCACGCCTGTATCTAAAAAGTACACACATCATG ATTGATGAGGATCTCACTGCAAGAATCTGCATGGCTGACTATAGATTTTCATTCATGAATCTAAGCAAAATCGAAAGCCCAAACTGGATGGCTCCTGAAG ttttacaAAAAAGCCCAGAAGAGGTAGATCAGCGTTCAGCTGACATGTGGAGTTATGCAATGATCCTTTGGGAGCTTGTGACGAGAGAGGTTCCCTTTGGACACCTCTCACCCATGGAAGTCGGCATGAAG GTTGCATTGGAGGGCTTGCGACCATCTGTTCCCCCTGGCATGTCATCACAAATGACAAAGCTGGTTTCGATCTGTTGGAATAATGATCCAGCTAAACGACCacgttttgatcaaattctcCCAATTCTAAACAAAATGGCCCAGTGA
- the LOC141878359 gene encoding telomerase RNA component interacting RNase-like, with the protein MASSENSGKEEKGSLCSETEQTNVPCSVNTFANDGSFMELFKKRMEAESRKLQGKDHGVGKDEGEERVGDVVEEKQDERKAPGSTKTLPLQGKRTFAVGKMGGASKQLYAKKMKKEKDAAEAVKKAEEEAKGKSSAWKAYMEEVKKYKEMSCSDDSDMVRPLVK; encoded by the exons atgGCGTCAAGCGAGAACTCGGGTAAGGAAGAGAAAGGGTCTTTATGTTCAGAAACTGAACAAACAAATGTCCCTTGCTCAGTGAATACGTTTGCAAATGATGGAAGTTTTATGGAACTTTTTAAGAAACGAATGGAGGCAGAATCACGAAAGTTACAAGGTAAAGATCATGGGGTTGGCAAAGATGAAGGAGAAGAACGAGTTGGCGACGTCGTAGAGGAAAAGCAGGACGAAAGAAAAGCTCCTGGTTCAACGAAAACATTACCACTACAG GGAAAGAGGACGTTCGCTGTTGGAAAGATGGGTGGAGCTTCAAAGCAGCTGtatgcaaagaaaatgaagaaagaaaaagatgcGGCTGAAGCAGTCAAAAAGGCAGAGGAAGAG GCTAAAGGGAAATCATCAGCATGGAAGGCATACATGGAAGAAgttaaaaaatacaaagaaatgagTTGTTCTGATGACAGCGACATGGTGCGACCTTTAGTGAAATGA